The proteins below are encoded in one region of Salvelinus sp. IW2-2015 unplaced genomic scaffold, ASM291031v2 Un_scaffold3032, whole genome shotgun sequence:
- the LOC112067810 gene encoding uncharacterized protein produces MLLHWLANNIQMDNNDNMRLNFNPTREDYGIHLYRNADNPHPLPILPHQRGSYYSLGNLVHNNNNDALALPDYVTQRFYNSRGPEXNRDRVILRVREEESNQFIVDEVYVTQHYPXNXNXGSAYDPDNTYRVNVSLLRQIQSLPTIDQIEIPRIYNVEINHNSLQSLENIWGHTPGLALLLAIVLSFTRPKTFLFKEQSLRFTSQPQSGMDNPRVEDDKSLIKLEVKTTDRGKARIIWSGIPKRLLHQGVMVVLHRNNNSDSKSELDRSSVGGQASGSYNTSVPLNPGLQVRLHKEVNNWWTYLGFGSTIGEEIWRGSEFHNANREIPVDIIGHDASLQLFVKDGKACARLYVKKSFTAWKXMFNNSWVGFYSSEGTLDHKTWQWAVKFSEESRSDLEEIPEYDVYVYKSSMTMSPGVQARFILEKSGGEKARTPPWERLVQG; encoded by the coding sequence ATGCTGCTCCACTGGCTAGCCAACAACATTCAAATGGACAACAACGACAACATGAGACTCAATTTCAACCCAACCAGGGAAGACTATGGCATTCATTTATATAGAAACGCTGATAATCCCCATCCATTACCTATTCTGCCCCATCAACGTGGAAGTTACTACTCACTAGGGAACCTTGTTCACAATAACAACAACGATGCTTTGGCACTTCCTGATTATGTAACTCAAAGATTCTACAACTCAAGGGGACCTGAGAGMAACAGGGACAGGGTCATACTCAGAGTTAGGGAGGAAGAGTCCAATCAGTTCATAGTAGACGAGGTCTATGTCACACAGCACTATCCACYAAATGRAAACASAGGAAGTGCCTATGATCCAGACAATACATACCGTGTCAATGTCAGCCTCCTTAGACAAATCCAAAGTCTACCAACCATTGACCAAATTGAGATTCCACGTATATATAATGTAGAGATCAACCACAACAGTCTGCAGAGTCTGGAAAACATCTGGGGACACACACCTGGTCTGGCACTTCTTCTGGCTATTGTATTGTCCTTTACACGTCCCAAAACCTTTTTATTTAAGGAGCAATCTCTTCGTTTTACATCTCAACCCCAGAGTGGCATGGATAACCCCAGAGTGGAGGATGATAAATCATTGATCAAGCTTGAGGTGAAAACCACAGATAGAGGAAAAGCCAGGATCATCTGGAGTGGGATCCCCAAGAGGCTATTACACCAGGGTGTAATGGTGGTTCTTCATAGGAACAATAACAGTGACAGTAAGAGCGAGCTGGACAGATCATCAGTCGGGGGCCAAGCCTCTGGGAGCTATAACACCTCAGTACCCCTCAACCCTGGTCTCCAGGTCAGGCTCCATAAGGAGGTAAACAATTGGTGGACTTACTTGGGGTTTGGGTCCACAATCGGAGAGGAGATCTGGAGAGGTTCTGAGTTTCACAATGCCAACAGAGAGATTCCTGTTGATATTATCGGACATGACGCCAGTCTGCAGCTCTTTGTAAAGGACGGAAAGGCCTGCGCTCGCCTGTACGTAAAGAAATCCTTCACTGCCTGGAAGRAAATGTTTAATAACTCCTGGGTTGGGTTCTACTCTTCTGAAGGCACCCTGGATCATAAGACCTGGCAATGGGCTGTAAAGTTCTCTGAGGAAAGCCGCTCAGATTTGGAAGAAATACCTGAGTATGATGTCTATGTGTACAAGTCTAGTATGACCATGTCTCCTGGGGTCCAGGCCAGATTCATACTGGAGAAATCTGGGGGTGAAAAGGCACGCACTCCACCCTGGGAGAGACTTGTCCAGGGGTGA